The Aspergillus flavus chromosome 6, complete sequence nucleotide sequence TATTCATTGCTGATCAATTTTTAAAGGGGCCTTTGGATTTACAAGTCACCACACTTCCAACCCCCTCCCCATCCCCCAGTGATTACCTGATTCAGATTCGGTCGGCGGGTACCAATTTCTTCGATCTCCTGCAGATCCAAGGCAAATACCAACACCAACCTCCACTCCCGTGGATCGGAGGTGCTGAGTTCGCCGGAACTGTTCTAGCCATTCCAACATCCAAATCAGCCTCACAAGCGCGGTTTAAAGTCGGCGATCGTGTTTTCGGTGCCACCCAGGGTGCCTACGCTACCCACATCCTTGCTCCTGAGCATACTCTACTTCCTGTCCCGAATGGGTGGAGCTTTGAGGACGCAGCTGGACTCTTCGTCACTGCACCTACCTCATACGGCGGTCTAGTGCACCGAGCAAATGTGCAGCCGGGAGATTGGGTCCTCGTCCATGCTGCTgccggtggtgttggattAGCTGCCGTGCAGATTGCAAAGGGTAAGGGCGCGACGGTAATAGCGACGGCTGGCACAGAACGCAAAAGGCAGATTGCACGAGAGTTCGGGGCTGATCATGTCATCGACTACCGAAATACGGGCTGGCCCGAAGAAGTAAAGAAGTTGTGTGCGCAACATCGAACTGGCAATGGGAAGGCAGGTGTGGACATTGTGTATGATCCTGTGGGTATGATCGATGCTAGTTTGA carries:
- a CDS encoding quinone reductase (quinone oxidoreductase) yields the protein MRAIQVKEYVKGPLDLQVTTLPTPSPSPSDYLIQIRSAGTNFFDLLQIQGKYQHQPPLPWIGGAEFAGTVLAIPTSKSASQARFKVGDRVFGATQGAYATHILAPEHTLLPVPNGWSFEDAAGLFVTAPTSYGGLVHRANVQPGDWVLVHAAAGGVGLAAVQIAKGKGATVIATAGTERKRQIAREFGADHVIDYRNTGWPEEVKKLCAQHRTGNGKAGVDIVYDPVGMIDASLKCVAWNARLLVIGFAAGKIEKVALNRVLLKNVSIVGLHWGQYARFEKDTVGTVWNGIFDLVAQGKFKGTAFKDESFVGLESVPRALQALGGRETWGKVVVKVIDEARSKL